Proteins encoded in a region of the Streptomyces sp. NBC_00310 genome:
- a CDS encoding AMP-binding protein, with protein MTTPDAMRPHPRNSGLRVDLNPAAAVARNARYQGASVVIRYAGGDLTYAALDDRAARLATVLADGGIGDGDRVAHLGLNSSSFLVALLAAHRLGAVFVPVNFRLAAVELEAVLVRSGASALVCEEGHREGVDEVRDRTALARFLLVDDDPEVPTEGAAGWEPWAPLLATAVPRSAIAAKSADDPAVLMFTSGTTGTPKGVVLTHGNVFWNSVNVELRLDTRRGDVTYAAAPLFHIGTLNSFVLRTLVRGGTVVIRRGFDPRMCLDDLVTHRVNSMFGVPQMFAALARQPGLFDQDLSHLRSIVVAGAPVPPSLIELYARHGVLLQQAWGLTETAPFATHLPVEHTLDKIGSAGIAMPFTEVRVVDAVTNSPLKPGDPGEVVVRGPNVTAGYWNNPEANRAAFDDEGWFHSGDIGHLDVDGCLYIVDRLKHMIISGGENVYPAEVERVLAAMPGVVDVAVLGIPDEQWGESVQAVMSVDGTTEITLEAVHAYAAGRLARYKLPTRLTIVPAVPRNASGKLDKAGVRRLADEGN; from the coding sequence GTGACCACACCCGACGCGATGAGACCGCACCCACGCAACTCCGGCCTGCGGGTCGACCTCAATCCGGCCGCCGCCGTCGCGCGCAACGCCCGCTACCAGGGCGCCTCCGTCGTCATCCGCTACGCGGGCGGCGACCTCACCTACGCCGCACTCGACGACAGGGCGGCCCGTCTGGCCACCGTCCTGGCCGACGGCGGCATCGGCGACGGGGACCGGGTCGCCCACCTCGGGCTCAACAGCAGCTCCTTCCTCGTCGCGCTGCTGGCGGCCCACCGGCTGGGTGCCGTGTTCGTCCCGGTCAACTTCCGGCTGGCCGCAGTCGAGTTGGAGGCCGTCCTCGTCCGCAGCGGCGCCTCCGCCCTGGTCTGCGAGGAGGGCCACCGGGAGGGCGTCGACGAGGTACGTGACAGGACCGCTCTCGCGCGCTTCCTCCTGGTGGACGACGACCCCGAGGTGCCGACCGAGGGCGCGGCGGGCTGGGAACCCTGGGCGCCCCTCCTCGCCACCGCCGTACCCAGGTCCGCCATCGCCGCCAAGTCGGCGGACGACCCGGCGGTCCTGATGTTCACCTCCGGCACCACCGGCACGCCCAAGGGTGTCGTCCTCACCCACGGCAACGTCTTCTGGAACTCGGTGAACGTCGAGCTCCGTCTCGACACCCGCCGTGGCGACGTCACCTACGCGGCCGCTCCGCTGTTCCACATCGGCACCCTGAACAGCTTCGTGCTCCGCACGCTGGTGCGTGGTGGCACGGTGGTCATCAGACGCGGGTTCGACCCGCGGATGTGTCTCGACGACCTGGTCACCCACCGGGTCAACTCCATGTTCGGCGTCCCCCAGATGTTCGCCGCCCTGGCGAGACAACCCGGCCTGTTCGACCAGGATCTGAGCCACCTGCGGTCCATCGTGGTGGCGGGCGCGCCGGTGCCGCCCTCGCTCATCGAGCTCTACGCCCGGCACGGCGTGCTGCTCCAGCAGGCGTGGGGCCTGACCGAGACCGCCCCGTTCGCCACCCATCTGCCCGTCGAGCACACCCTGGACAAGATCGGCTCCGCGGGCATCGCGATGCCGTTCACCGAGGTCCGGGTCGTCGACGCGGTCACCAACTCGCCCCTGAAGCCGGGGGATCCGGGGGAGGTCGTCGTCCGCGGCCCCAATGTCACCGCCGGCTACTGGAACAACCCGGAGGCCAACCGCGCGGCCTTCGACGACGAGGGCTGGTTCCACTCCGGCGACATCGGCCATCTCGACGTGGATGGCTGTCTGTACATCGTCGACCGGCTCAAGCACATGATCATCAGCGGGGGCGAGAACGTCTATCCGGCGGAGGTCGAACGGGTCCTCGCCGCCATGCCGGGTGTGGTCGACGTCGCGGTCCTCGGCATCCCCGACGAGCAGTGGGGCGAGAGCGTGCAGGCCGTCATGAGCGTGGACGGCACGACGGAGATCACCCTGGAGGCCGTCCACGCGTACGCGGCGGGAAGGCTGGCCCGCTACAAGCTGCCAACGCGCCTGACGATCGTGCCCGCCGTCCCGAGGAACGCCTCCGGAAAGCTGGACAAGGCCGGCGTCCGGCGACTGGCCGACGAGGGGAACTGA
- a CDS encoding cytochrome P450, producing MDTEAGLGSLPYVPGAARPVPEADPGLVERWRSEGGELVALLTRVRERLGGVAAFRLGPLPTVLVTDPEAVQHVLARRPERYVKRSHRARLLIGDGVMAATGAAWKGQRRLLQSQFTGTGMRRYEQRITEAARTTAERWRAYARTGQTFDVGQEMHRFALDAIWRSLTGHPLDDETQRELSAVEAVGAALPTLPADATDARDAVAADLDRIDAVVRHAVEAARSGAAGPDGPGLLHVLTDAATERPEYTDRLIRDEFVTLLAAGHETTATTLTWLYLLLDRYPATREQALAAGDEGSAQRRQAIQALVHETLRFYPSAWILPRHAGQDDTLAGYAIEAGTDILVCPYLTHRDPELWPDPERFEPRRFTTPQGRPTRPGAYFPFGIGPRACLGLQFALRESTVLLEHLLPAHTPTFHSTPTNAVHGITVRPDGPTPATLSAVTSGAA from the coding sequence ATGGACACCGAAGCCGGTCTCGGATCTCTTCCGTACGTGCCCGGGGCGGCGCGCCCGGTCCCCGAGGCCGATCCAGGGCTGGTGGAGCGGTGGCGGTCGGAGGGAGGCGAGCTGGTCGCCCTGCTGACGCGGGTGCGCGAACGGCTCGGCGGTGTCGCGGCGTTCCGCCTCGGGCCCCTGCCCACCGTTCTCGTCACCGACCCCGAGGCGGTCCAGCACGTCCTCGCCCGCCGGCCGGAGCGGTACGTCAAGCGCTCCCACCGCGCCCGTCTCCTGATCGGCGACGGGGTCATGGCCGCCACCGGCGCGGCGTGGAAGGGGCAACGCCGGTTGCTGCAGTCCCAGTTCACCGGTACCGGTATGCGCCGCTACGAGCAGCGGATCACCGAGGCCGCCCGGACCACCGCGGAACGCTGGCGCGCGTACGCCCGCACCGGGCAGACCTTCGACGTCGGCCAGGAGATGCACCGCTTCGCCCTGGACGCCATCTGGCGCTCCCTCACCGGACACCCCCTCGACGACGAGACCCAGCGCGAACTGTCAGCGGTGGAAGCCGTGGGGGCCGCCCTTCCGACCCTGCCCGCCGACGCCACCGACGCCCGGGACGCCGTCGCCGCCGATCTCGACCGGATCGACGCGGTCGTCCGGCACGCCGTCGAGGCCGCTCGCAGCGGGGCGGCGGGCCCCGACGGTCCGGGCCTGCTGCACGTCCTGACCGACGCCGCCACCGAGCGGCCCGAGTACACCGACCGGCTGATCCGCGACGAGTTCGTCACCCTGCTCGCGGCCGGGCACGAGACCACCGCCACCACCCTGACCTGGCTCTATCTGCTCCTCGACCGGTATCCCGCCACCCGCGAACAGGCTCTCGCCGCCGGTGACGAGGGCTCCGCGCAACGCCGTCAGGCCATCCAGGCCCTGGTCCACGAGACGCTCCGGTTCTACCCGTCCGCCTGGATCCTGCCGCGCCATGCCGGCCAGGACGACACCCTCGCCGGCTACGCCATCGAGGCGGGCACCGACATCCTGGTCTGCCCCTACCTGACGCACCGCGACCCGGAACTCTGGCCGGACCCCGAGCGTTTCGAACCCCGCCGCTTCACCACCCCGCAGGGCCGCCCCACCCGCCCGGGCGCCTACTTCCCTTTCGGTATCGGCCCCCGCGCCTGCCTCGGCCTGCAATTCGCGCTCCGCGAATCGACCGTCCTCCTCGAACACCTGCTGCCGGCCCACACCCCGACCTTCCACTCCACCCCCACGAACGCCGTACACGGCATCACCGTCCGCCCCGACGGCCCCACCCCCGCGACGCTCTCCGCGGTCACCTCCGGAGCAGCCTGA
- a CDS encoding DUF4259 domain-containing protein codes for MPDARIPAQPGREIPVGTWGTWGTWGTWGTDPFGNATAADFADALDATGPEGREALIRGVLTRTVDATGHLGEADDAVAAALLAAQYPGGEPAETPYGPASDRVDPDDSKQWRAMLNRLRTVLAPPPSSLAGEAARSRS; via the coding sequence GTGCCTGATGCGAGGATCCCCGCCCAGCCGGGCAGGGAGATCCCCGTGGGCACCTGGGGCACCTGGGGCACCTGGGGCACCTGGGGCACCGACCCCTTCGGCAACGCCACGGCCGCGGACTTCGCCGACGCACTCGACGCCACCGGGCCGGAGGGGCGAGAGGCCCTGATCCGCGGCGTCCTCACCCGCACCGTCGACGCCACCGGCCACCTCGGGGAAGCGGACGATGCGGTGGCCGCCGCTCTGCTCGCGGCGCAATACCCGGGCGGCGAACCGGCCGAGACGCCTTACGGCCCCGCCTCGGACCGGGTCGACCCGGACGACTCGAAGCAGTGGCGGGCGATGCTCAACCGCCTTCGCACGGTCCTCGCGCCACCGCCGTCCTCCCTCGCCGGGGAAGCGGCGCGATCGCGATCGTGA
- a CDS encoding LmeA family phospholipid-binding protein, with product MRSPHRTDPHQYGHDRSDTPRNPYDELGTLDDGPLEVTSLEEFFDEDTAERRDEPEQEPEWTPPVHRRGGRRRRGRFAGLPLAVKAVVGLVVLASFVALGDRWALLYAEHEAADTLEDRLDLAAAPEVEIGGFPFLTQLAGKRLDSVRVTVPDVAADRVSLAKVSATAHDIRLDADGLTSVRGARVPRLDGDVLLSFADLNRELGASQVTFTGDGRDRVRARGTLPVAGRDLRLRAEATIQRQGERGIATRIGGMRLDIGDLATYRPGTRASDGLHLTPQASADLARETRKAKALLSVPAIVRRLGVSDAAAREALSDDGELAELTGSPRFARQAQSLNLIDLALDNPAVLRGLGLDPDLLDALSRLTRPVLADRLSLSFELPEPEHGTMRLRDVRVEEDGIRVRLTGSELAVGSS from the coding sequence ATGCGCTCCCCCCACCGCACAGATCCGCATCAGTACGGCCACGACCGCTCCGACACGCCCCGCAATCCGTACGACGAACTCGGCACTCTCGACGACGGCCCGCTGGAAGTGACCTCTCTTGAGGAGTTCTTCGACGAGGACACCGCCGAGCGGAGGGACGAGCCGGAGCAGGAGCCGGAGTGGACGCCGCCCGTCCATCGCCGGGGCGGCCGGCGTCGGCGTGGCCGTTTCGCCGGGCTGCCGCTCGCGGTGAAGGCGGTCGTGGGCCTGGTCGTCCTCGCCTCCTTCGTGGCCCTCGGCGACCGCTGGGCACTGCTGTACGCCGAACACGAGGCCGCTGACACCCTGGAGGACCGGCTGGACCTGGCCGCGGCGCCCGAGGTGGAGATCGGCGGCTTCCCCTTCCTCACCCAACTCGCGGGCAAGCGGCTGGACTCCGTGCGGGTGACCGTGCCGGACGTGGCCGCCGACCGCGTGTCGCTGGCGAAGGTGTCGGCCACGGCCCATGACATACGACTGGACGCCGACGGCCTCACCTCCGTACGCGGCGCCCGCGTCCCCCGGCTCGACGGCGACGTCCTGCTGTCCTTCGCCGACCTCAACCGCGAACTCGGCGCGTCCCAGGTGACGTTCACCGGCGACGGTCGTGACCGGGTCCGGGCGCGCGGCACCCTGCCGGTCGCCGGGCGCGATCTGCGGCTGCGCGCCGAGGCCACGATCCAGCGGCAGGGCGAGCGGGGCATCGCCACCCGGATCGGCGGGATGCGCCTGGACATCGGGGACCTGGCCACGTACCGCCCCGGCACGCGCGCCTCGGACGGCCTGCACCTGACGCCGCAGGCCTCCGCCGACCTCGCCCGGGAGACCCGTAAGGCGAAGGCGCTGCTGTCGGTCCCGGCGATCGTGCGGAGGCTGGGGGTGTCCGACGCGGCCGCGCGCGAGGCGTTGAGCGACGACGGCGAACTCGCCGAACTGACCGGCTCTCCGCGCTTCGCCCGCCAGGCCCAGAGCCTCAACCTCATCGACCTGGCCCTGGACAACCCCGCGGTGCTGCGCGGTCTGGGCCTCGACCCCGACCTCCTCGACGCCCTGTCCCGGCTCACCCGACCCGTCCTCGCCGACCGGCTGTCCCTGTCCTTCGAACTGCCGGAGCCGGAGCACGGGACCATGCGGCTGCGGGACGTCCGCGTCGAGGAGGACGGCATCCGAGTGCGGCTCACGGGTTCGGAGTTGGCCGTGGGCAGCTCGTGA
- a CDS encoding glycoside hydrolase family 5 protein: MPRKNHRGTACLAASLAGVTAFGGVLGSPASAAPAAAARHASPPPVSDFRGVNWADPRDNYADDAVVPSGLSTSDSYATTYAKSRAIIGGFSQLGANTVRLPVNPTSVNGPFWTSYRGAIDAATAKGFKVILGYWEADNTKDGKIDDQASWDRMWARITSAYGHNSKVYFEPMNEPFGYTSEEWRDVAARWLTTHRSIPRDRVLIGGIKYSEDVKPVCADSRLDGTRIALHNYGFWHTDWTSVEQWKADFKERIGTCASRTVLDEFGASMTTGLNYNGPVNGSNEVAYIQAATDTIRELGLGSVYWPGLRNGDTYSLTILQGTGTRLSLKVNNQSGLDRLHWAWKK, from the coding sequence GTGCCACGAAAGAACCATCGCGGGACAGCCTGCCTCGCGGCGTCGCTGGCCGGTGTCACGGCATTCGGCGGAGTCCTCGGCTCCCCCGCGTCCGCCGCTCCCGCAGCCGCCGCCCGCCACGCCTCGCCGCCGCCCGTCAGCGACTTCCGCGGCGTCAACTGGGCCGACCCACGCGACAACTACGCCGACGACGCGGTCGTGCCCTCGGGCCTGTCCACCTCCGACAGTTACGCCACGACCTACGCCAAGTCCCGGGCGATCATCGGCGGGTTCTCCCAGCTCGGCGCCAACACGGTCCGCCTCCCGGTCAACCCCACGTCCGTGAACGGCCCGTTCTGGACGTCGTACCGAGGCGCGATCGACGCCGCCACCGCCAAGGGTTTCAAGGTCATCCTGGGGTACTGGGAGGCCGACAACACCAAGGACGGCAAGATCGACGACCAGGCCTCCTGGGACCGGATGTGGGCGCGGATCACCTCCGCCTACGGCCACAACTCCAAGGTGTACTTCGAGCCGATGAACGAGCCGTTCGGCTACACCTCCGAGGAGTGGCGCGACGTGGCCGCGCGTTGGCTGACCACGCACCGGTCCATCCCCCGCGACCGGGTCCTCATCGGCGGCATCAAGTACAGCGAGGACGTCAAGCCGGTCTGCGCCGACAGCCGGCTCGACGGCACCCGGATCGCCCTGCACAACTATGGCTTCTGGCACACCGACTGGACCAGCGTCGAGCAGTGGAAGGCGGACTTCAAGGAGCGCATCGGCACCTGCGCCTCGCGGACCGTCCTCGACGAGTTCGGCGCCTCCATGACCACCGGCCTGAACTACAACGGTCCCGTCAACGGCTCCAACGAGGTCGCCTACATCCAGGCCGCGACCGACACCATCCGGGAGCTGGGCCTCGGTTCGGTCTACTGGCCCGGCCTGCGCAACGGTGACACCTACTCCCTCACCATCCTCCAGGGCACGGGCACCCGCCTCAGCCTGAAGGTGAACAACCAGAGCGGGCTCGACCGCCTGCACTGGGCCTGGAAGAAGTAG
- a CDS encoding serine/threonine-protein kinase, which yields MGEHVISGDGDDQTATRSQRGSERLIAGRYLLQEVLGRGGMGTVWRAQDQLLDRPVAAKELHTLTHGDDEHRIRMRRAIREARAVARVPHPHVVGVHDLVEAEDRLWIVMELVEGPSLAHHLAESGPLTPQHTAVLGMQLLDALEAVHAAGALHRDVKPANVLLRRDGNAVLTDFGIAALDDGEFLTSTGQLVGSLEYMAPERVTGAESGPASDLWSLGATLAMVCGGRSPFRGPSGPATLHAVAYEEPVLPERLGPLRPVVEALLRKSPDERPSAAGARSALRRVAAGGTEAGPLPSATVRVPPPPSPLADVDTVTSGHERLVRAGQTVPTAGHTGSPAPSPHRSPRPAGRRPLWWALAGTAVVAAGAVGGLFLTGVLPFKEDPTTTAVSHVVQSATGWQPVAGVTVRRGDRVTVRFVSGEWTADHRNMPMTGPAGYDALLDGAKDCKVKAAAPFGTLLTVLAGGKKFPVHVVGRKTTFKASGNGTLQLGMNDAAGACSEDNRGTLTVKVSITHPS from the coding sequence GTGGGCGAACACGTGATATCCGGAGACGGCGACGACCAGACGGCGACGCGTTCGCAGCGCGGCTCGGAACGGCTGATCGCCGGTCGGTATCTTCTCCAGGAGGTCCTCGGCAGGGGCGGCATGGGCACGGTCTGGCGCGCCCAAGACCAGTTGCTGGACCGCCCGGTCGCCGCCAAGGAACTGCACACCCTCACCCACGGCGACGACGAGCACCGCATACGGATGCGCCGGGCGATCCGTGAGGCGCGTGCGGTCGCCCGGGTACCGCACCCTCATGTGGTCGGCGTCCACGACCTGGTCGAGGCGGAGGACCGGCTGTGGATCGTCATGGAACTCGTCGAGGGCCCCTCGCTGGCCCACCACCTCGCCGAAAGCGGACCGCTCACTCCTCAGCACACGGCCGTCCTTGGGATGCAGCTGCTGGACGCGCTGGAAGCCGTGCACGCGGCCGGCGCCCTGCACCGTGACGTCAAACCCGCCAACGTCCTGCTGCGCCGAGATGGCAACGCCGTCCTCACCGACTTCGGCATCGCGGCCCTCGACGACGGCGAGTTCCTGACCAGCACCGGCCAACTGGTCGGCTCCCTCGAGTACATGGCGCCCGAGCGGGTGACGGGGGCGGAGAGCGGCCCGGCCTCCGACCTGTGGTCGCTGGGCGCGACCCTCGCCATGGTCTGCGGCGGTCGGTCCCCGTTCCGCGGACCGAGCGGGCCCGCGACGCTGCACGCGGTGGCCTACGAGGAACCCGTCCTGCCGGAGCGGCTCGGCCCGCTGCGGCCGGTCGTCGAGGCGCTGCTGCGCAAGTCCCCCGACGAGCGCCCTTCGGCGGCCGGTGCGCGTTCCGCACTGCGGCGCGTCGCGGCGGGCGGGACGGAGGCCGGGCCGCTGCCCTCGGCGACCGTACGCGTCCCTCCGCCTCCGTCCCCGTTGGCCGACGTCGACACCGTGACCAGCGGCCATGAGCGGCTCGTGCGGGCCGGGCAGACCGTACCGACGGCGGGGCACACCGGGTCACCCGCCCCCTCACCTCATCGGTCGCCGCGTCCGGCGGGGCGCAGGCCGCTGTGGTGGGCGTTGGCCGGCACGGCGGTAGTGGCGGCGGGCGCCGTGGGGGGTCTGTTCCTGACCGGAGTGTTGCCGTTCAAGGAGGATCCGACGACGACGGCCGTCAGCCACGTCGTGCAGTCGGCGACCGGCTGGCAGCCCGTGGCCGGGGTCACCGTCCGGCGGGGCGACCGGGTCACCGTGCGCTTCGTCTCGGGCGAGTGGACGGCGGACCACCGGAACATGCCCATGACCGGGCCGGCCGGCTACGACGCGCTGCTGGACGGCGCGAAGGACTGCAAGGTCAAGGCCGCAGCGCCGTTCGGCACTCTGCTGACGGTCCTCGCGGGCGGCAAGAAGTTCCCCGTCCACGTCGTCGGCCGCAAAACGACCTTCAAGGCCAGCGGAAACGGCACTCTGCAACTGGGCATGAACGACGCCGCCGGAGCCTGCTCCGAGGACAACAGGGGCACGCTGACCGTGAAGGTGAGCATCACGCACCCGAGTTGA
- a CDS encoding LuxR C-terminal-related transcriptional regulator has product MLPAEDSEEAAATRAAVLALRRESGMPVAGAAWVVGPRQLRISETSGVRSPDRRGLSVPAGAGLIGKVLTTGRPAAVSDYRSARRISHEYDSFVAAEGVRAMAAAPVIVGTAVRAVLFVGSRDAVRLGDRVLTAMTQAARDLEQFLASHEQVHRLLSEARAVRDNTAPRDGAALERVHEAHADLLDLAATLEDGHLKDRFHEVCSLLEQGCCSEGPERASPENPARLSPRELDVLTAVAAGCTNLGISDRLDIGLETVKGYLRSVMRKLGTTTRFEAVTAARRAGLLP; this is encoded by the coding sequence GTGCTACCGGCGGAAGACAGTGAAGAGGCAGCGGCCACCCGTGCCGCCGTTCTGGCCCTGCGCAGGGAGAGCGGGATGCCCGTCGCCGGGGCGGCCTGGGTCGTCGGTCCGCGGCAGTTGCGGATCAGCGAGACGAGCGGGGTGAGATCACCGGACCGCCGGGGGCTGTCCGTGCCGGCGGGGGCCGGACTGATCGGCAAGGTGCTGACGACCGGTCGGCCGGCGGCGGTGAGCGACTACCGGTCTGCTCGGCGGATCAGCCATGAGTACGACTCCTTCGTCGCGGCCGAGGGGGTGCGGGCGATGGCGGCCGCACCCGTGATCGTGGGGACCGCCGTCCGAGCCGTTCTCTTCGTGGGATCGCGTGACGCGGTGCGTCTCGGCGACCGGGTACTGACAGCGATGACGCAGGCGGCGCGCGACCTGGAGCAGTTCCTCGCCTCCCACGAACAGGTCCACCGGCTGCTCTCGGAGGCCCGGGCCGTACGCGACAACACCGCGCCCCGTGACGGCGCGGCCCTGGAACGCGTCCACGAGGCCCACGCCGACCTGCTGGACCTCGCCGCGACACTTGAGGACGGCCACCTCAAGGACCGCTTCCACGAGGTGTGTTCCCTGCTGGAACAGGGCTGTTGCTCCGAGGGGCCCGAGCGGGCGTCCCCGGAGAATCCGGCGCGGCTGTCGCCACGCGAACTCGACGTGCTCACCGCGGTCGCCGCGGGCTGCACCAACCTCGGCATCTCCGACCGGCTCGACATCGGCCTGGAGACCGTGAAGGGCTATCTGCGCTCGGTCATGCGCAAACTCGGCACCACGACCCGCTTCGAAGCCGTCACCGCGGCACGGCGGGCGGGGCTGCTGCCATGA
- a CDS encoding helix-turn-helix transcriptional regulator, with protein MTVTSPPTSDDDRQVKRGITALRDTAGVDLAFGGVVVRGRHAQLTEFTGNSTNALSGLTLGFGMGLGGKVVALHRPIAVNDYANSKQISHHYDLMVAAEGIHAVVAAPVVVNRTVRAVMYGAVRRSVALGDRTVDAVMGAARDLEQNMAVRDEVLRRLDALNEPTEGAGPPDSPVAPRWETIREAYAELRILAQQLTDDDLRDRVAGVCDTLAGAGAPAPRYLSALSSLSSRELDVLSCVALGRTNADVADELGLRAETVKSYLRSAMRRLGCHSRMETVVAARRLGLLP; from the coding sequence ATGACAGTGACATCACCCCCCACTTCGGACGACGACCGCCAAGTGAAGCGTGGCATCACGGCGTTACGGGACACCGCCGGGGTGGACCTCGCCTTCGGCGGTGTCGTGGTCAGGGGCCGGCACGCGCAACTGACCGAGTTCACGGGCAACTCCACCAACGCCCTGTCCGGGCTGACCCTCGGATTCGGCATGGGGCTCGGCGGCAAGGTGGTGGCCCTGCACCGCCCCATCGCCGTCAACGACTACGCGAACTCCAAGCAGATCAGCCACCATTACGACCTCATGGTCGCCGCGGAGGGCATTCACGCCGTCGTGGCGGCGCCCGTGGTGGTGAACAGGACGGTGCGGGCGGTCATGTACGGCGCGGTCCGCCGTTCCGTGGCACTGGGCGACCGGACGGTCGACGCGGTCATGGGGGCCGCCCGGGATCTGGAACAGAACATGGCGGTGCGGGACGAGGTGCTGCGCCGTCTCGACGCCCTGAACGAGCCCACGGAGGGCGCCGGGCCGCCGGATTCCCCCGTGGCCCCCCGATGGGAGACGATTCGCGAGGCATACGCGGAGCTGCGGATCCTCGCCCAGCAGCTCACCGACGACGACCTGCGCGACCGGGTCGCCGGTGTGTGCGACACGCTGGCCGGCGCCGGGGCTCCGGCCCCTCGGTACCTGAGCGCCCTCTCCAGCCTCTCGTCACGGGAACTCGATGTGCTGTCGTGCGTCGCGCTGGGACGGACCAACGCCGACGTGGCGGATGAACTCGGCCTTCGGGCCGAGACGGTGAAGAGCTATCTGCGCAGCGCCATGCGCAGGTTGGGCTGCCACTCACGGATGGAGACCGTCGTGGCGGCCCGCCGCCTGGGGCTGCTGCCCTGA
- a CDS encoding 2-oxoglutarate and iron-dependent oxygenase domain-containing protein → MTELQTFVLPSTVDGSDTDQALGQALIAAWQADGIFQVRATPDQEAVTERALDASRGFFGRPFKEKAGHVSDLTYSGYVASGEEETAGEKDGSEIFTVCPDIPEDDARVMDRWPCHGPAPWPSEQYAAAMKDYTGAVGDIGERLLRLVALGLGLDDIEHFTKLTEDGWHHMRVLRFPRADATSERGIGSHTDYGLLVIAVQDDVGGLYIRPPVPGETRGRNWLPDESMAGRYENEEPWTFVTPVPAVFTVFPGDIMQFITGGTLLATPHKVRLADRERYTIAYFHEPSFQAVARPLEAGGADEFIHYGTHFTNMFMRCYPERTATARIENEDRLAVLERLRKEALTS, encoded by the coding sequence ATGACAGAACTGCAGACCTTCGTACTGCCCTCGACGGTTGACGGCAGTGACACGGACCAGGCACTCGGCCAGGCACTGATCGCCGCCTGGCAGGCCGACGGCATCTTCCAGGTGCGGGCCACCCCGGATCAGGAAGCTGTCACCGAGCGGGCCCTCGACGCCTCCCGGGGCTTCTTCGGCCGCCCGTTCAAGGAGAAGGCCGGGCACGTGTCCGACCTCACCTACAGCGGGTACGTCGCGTCCGGGGAGGAGGAGACGGCCGGGGAGAAGGACGGCTCGGAGATCTTCACCGTCTGCCCCGACATCCCCGAGGACGACGCCCGCGTCATGGACAGGTGGCCCTGCCACGGCCCGGCGCCCTGGCCGTCCGAGCAGTACGCCGCGGCCATGAAGGACTACACGGGTGCCGTGGGCGACATCGGCGAGCGACTGCTCCGACTGGTCGCGCTGGGCCTCGGCCTGGACGACATCGAGCACTTCACGAAGCTCACCGAGGACGGCTGGCACCACATGCGGGTCCTGCGCTTCCCTCGGGCGGACGCCACCTCCGAGCGGGGCATCGGCTCCCACACCGACTACGGTCTGCTGGTCATCGCGGTCCAGGACGACGTGGGCGGCCTCTACATCCGCCCCCCGGTACCGGGCGAGACGCGCGGACGCAACTGGCTGCCCGACGAGTCCATGGCCGGGCGGTACGAGAACGAGGAGCCCTGGACCTTCGTCACTCCGGTCCCCGCGGTGTTCACGGTCTTCCCCGGTGACATCATGCAGTTCATCACCGGCGGAACCCTCCTCGCCACGCCGCACAAGGTGCGTCTGGCCGACCGCGAGCGGTACACCATCGCGTACTTCCACGAGCCGTCCTTCCAGGCTGTCGCTCGACCGCTGGAAGCGGGCGGGGCGGACGAGTTCATCCACTACGGCACGCACTTCACCAACATGTTCATGCGCTGCTATCCCGAGCGCACCGCCACCGCGCGCATCGAGAACGAAGACCGGCTCGCCGTCCTGGAGCGCCTCCGAAAGGAAGCCCTCACCTCCTGA
- a CDS encoding SRPBCC domain-containing protein, whose amino-acid sequence MYSTRVSRQVNASRAAVYRALVDADAIARWRVPAGMSSHVHEFDAREGGRFRVSLTYDAPTGTGKSASHTDTYHGHFARLVPDEEVVEVLEFETEDPALRGTMTMTTTLTDADGGTEVLVVHEGIPDAVPAADNETGTRMALANLARLVES is encoded by the coding sequence ATGTACTCGACGCGGGTCTCCCGACAGGTGAACGCCTCCCGTGCGGCCGTGTACCGGGCGCTGGTCGACGCGGACGCGATCGCGCGATGGCGGGTTCCGGCCGGCATGAGCAGCCATGTGCACGAGTTCGACGCCCGTGAAGGAGGGAGGTTCCGTGTCTCCCTGACCTACGACGCGCCGACCGGCACCGGCAAGTCCGCGTCCCACACCGACACGTACCACGGCCACTTCGCGAGGCTCGTGCCGGACGAGGAGGTGGTCGAAGTCCTCGAGTTCGAGACCGAGGATCCCGCGCTGCGCGGCACGATGACGATGACCACCACGCTCACCGACGCGGACGGGGGTACCGAGGTCCTCGTCGTGCACGAAGGGATCCCCGACGCCGTGCCCGCCGCCGACAACGAGACAGGCACACGCATGGCACTGGCGAACCTGGCCCGGCTCGTCGAGAGTTAG